From the genome of Daphnia pulicaria isolate SC F1-1A chromosome 5, SC_F0-13Bv2, whole genome shotgun sequence:
TTTCATGAGCAAAGTGCACAGCCATCGATCTTCACCTACACACATTTTCAAATGATCATAattatactcattttgaattaattttgaatgatGAGAATCAGACCTTGATCACGTTGAATAAAGTGGTGGGCTTTTTCTGATCGTTCAGCAAATTTGGACATGACATCGCCATCCAGTAGGACAGTTGCTCGGATAAGGGAGAAGCAACCGGCTGCGCAAAGGATATTACCCAATACGGATTCGCTTGGTTTTAGCAACCAAAATCCAACGGCGTATTCGTACATTTGATACCAAACCATTGGTCCTATATTTAAGCTCAAAAATTATATAATGACCACCGTGATTCTCAGTTAATCAAAATATGGTTTACCTGCTGATCCAGTTGGATGGGAGCGATTGCAAGCGATGCCCACATCTCGTTGAGAATTCATCACATCCACCAGGATGTGAACAGCTTTCGGCCGGAAGTCCATGTCGCCGTCCAGTGTTAGtaaaaaggtattttccaagTCGGAGTGATTTCCTATTATTTCGTAGCGGATCAGGTAGTCAATGTACATCACCTGACTCCACCGCTTCTTAACTCGAATTTTGCACTTGTCTTTCAAGTGGATTGTCATTTTCGTATTTCCCGGCAAATTCCACTCTAAACGGCCGCCGTAAGGGGTTACGGAAATGACCGGTGGCTTACTGTCGCATGTACTTGTCCATTTACAATTCATTTTGTCCATCAGTTCAATCAATTGATTGACAAAATGATTGACGACTCTCGAGGTTGTGCCATCTTTCGAGTACGATTCGAAAGCGTCGTCGAAAAAGATGTGGGTCTCGTAGTGATAGCAATGAGGATCGATAACCTGATGAGGCAGAAATATTCACGTGAGTCGAGAGCGATAACAAACAACTGGAATCATCCTACCTTATTGTTGCAATAACGGGCTAAATGCCGGCTGGATTGATCCTTATCCATGCGGAAAATGGACTTCAGTATGATTAGCATTTCGTCGCTCGTTTCGCGCCACATGGTTGCAACGGCAAAAACACTGGTAAAGCTTGACTCTTTAACCTTGTCGTGGTGACGAGTTGGGCTGAAACTCATTGACTGATCAATAAGTAGAGAATTGTACCACTTTGTGTCGCTAACCAATTCATTGGAAATTTCTGCGGGAGACCAGATGTGAAGGGTTATCcacgtctgtgagagaaaccAGAAGAAAGAGAGCGCTAGCAGATATACAAATGATTgctgattttctattttagcgTTGAAATAACCGTCAAATATTTTGGCGATTTCAAAGTGGGATGCGATCGTCATGATAACAGGGGTAATCAAAACCACTGGTAAGGCGAAGCAGGTGctctgtggaatattcaacaGGATTTTAGAATAGAGGAGATTCTAGGAATTAAGTGTGATTGGAAAATTCTTATACCTTCACACCGATCTGACATGCAAAATTGCCGAACCAATAAAAGAGGAAAGAGGAAGTGGCTTGGAtgacaaaaatgtaaaacggGGAAGTCCATTCGACGGACATGAAACTGTTCCAGAACTGGTTGAAACCACCTCTGATAACAATCAAGAACGAATCGAAAACGCCGTCGTGAGCCTCTTGCGCAACGAGCGCCAATTCAACTGCGGTAAAAATCGTGGCGAAAAACAGAACTATTTTCCAAGCGCTAATAATTACGAAAGCGAATGGTCTGGtctctttcatttcttctttgattcgGCCGAAATATCTGATAAAACCTAGCggggagaaaataaattttttttttcatttaacaaTAATGTGTAACTCTATAGGCTAAGTTGATTGAGACTGACTAATAGGAGCGTCTCCATTGACGTGATTCTCCCACCATCCGAAAGAGATGAGAATCAGAGACACGGGTAAGGTCCAGTTGATCATTTGGCTTTTGTTGAGGCTATGCCGAATGAAGATCCAGTGCAAACAGCCACTGAGTTGCGCAACAAAAGAAAGTGCATCCATTAGTCGCATTATCAGTTTGTCTGGTTCCCGATTTAGCAAATTTAGAATGGCTGGCGCCAGGTAAACGCAATTGGTGATTAAAACTCCGTGAGTCACCTATTTTGATGAACATTGGAGTCAGTAAATAACGTACAATTTGTTGCAAAGGTAAAATCATACCGAGAGATACGGCAGGACGGAACCGACAAGCAAGGCCATCCCAACGGTCTGTCCCGTTTCTAATCCAAAGACAATCACAAATTGAACGAACCGGGGGCGCTTCCACAATTTGCGGCGAGAGAAACAAATATGTAACGAGTGAATGAAAACTAATAACTCGGGGACtgcaaaactgaaaaaaagagcCCACAACCAGCAAGCGATGACCTTCAGATGTTGTTGGGAATCTAAAATGAatagaacatttaaaaataatgggGTTTCTTTAATTTAAGTGTAACTGAATCTGACCTCCTGAAGCGAGTTGCGTCATCTCTCTTCCGATCTGCGATGTCATAAAGAAGATTGCTCCCTTGGATATAATCCCGGCTAACAAAACCGCGGGGAAAGTCACGAAAACAGCAATTAACTTGACGCAAACCTTCAAACTCGTATTGGTCGCGCTATTCTGGGTCGGCATGTTAAAATGAATACAGGATTTGGCTAATCTATCCTAGACTAAGACACTCTAGTGTTGATCCTTCCTCGTTTCTACGATGTAAGTGaacgcaaaaaaataaaaataaaat
Proteins encoded in this window:
- the LOC124340813 gene encoding chitin synthase chs-2-like — encoded protein: MPTQNSATNTSLKVCVKLIAVFVTFPAVLLAGIISKGAIFFMTSQIGREMTQLASGDSQQHLKVIACWLWALFFSFAVPELLVFIHSLHICFSRRKLWKRPRFVQFVIVFGLETGQTVGMALLVGSVLPYLSVTHGVLITNCVYLAPAILNLLNREPDKLIMRLMDALSFVAQLSGCLHWIFIRHSLNKSQMINWTLPVSLILISFGWWENHVNGDAPISFIRYFGRIKEEMKETRPFAFVIISAWKIVLFFATIFTAVELALVAQEAHDGVFDSFLIVIRGGFNQFWNSFMSVEWTSPFYIFVIQATSSFLFYWFGNFACQIGVKSTCFALPVVLITPVIMTIASHFEIAKIFDGYFNAKIENQQSFVYLLALSFFWFLSQTWITLHIWSPAEISNELVSDTKWYNSLLIDQSMSFSPTRHHDKVKESSFTSVFAVATMWRETSDEMLIILKSIFRMDKDQSSRHLARYCNNKVIDPHCYHYETHIFFDDAFESYSKDGTTSRVVNHFVNQLIELMDKMNCKWTSTCDSKPPVISVTPYGGRLEWNLPGNTKMTIHLKDKCKIRVKKRWSQVMYIDYLIRYEIIGNHSDLENTFLLTLDGDMDFRPKAVHILVDVMNSQRDVGIACNRSHPTGSAGPMVWYQMYEYAVGFWLLKPSESVLGNILCAAGCFSLIRATVLLDGDVMSKFAERSEKAHHFIQRDQGEDRWLCTLLMKRGYRLAYSASSYAYTRCPETFTEFYNQRRRWTLSIISNTLDLLWNCRQTVKLHPNISWIYMIFQSLSLAMGLLCPGSIFLVLVNTSATTFFIDKWISFIVHSALIFGFIIICFVAPSRIQLRVAKCLSAFYGLIVAAVLIDSVISLALAGIDLHGNKMSFSLNNAFFLFLTSCVFLAGCLHPREIHCLLAGPIYLLLTPSMSMLLVLYSVINMNVVSWGTRDASETIGVQSPNKDTKLDSQQSNKGLTYFQEVFGPAMDKTKSDEKASSDYTASINWSLEAESHLPEQRNVKELPGEECSFWRELIQSKLFPFVENRQEEKDRISADLDRLRNFSFAIFFLLNSLFVATIFGCQMKSEGLESSEADTFSQSNELTSSILIWLSEANPAQWIVMFFAGWMLFVQFAALLSFRLDNLIRMLSSTSLNIFKTESLEKSNAATLSNQVVLLSYGTTKEDSTRNQRGDLCQMNPN